The following proteins come from a genomic window of Achromobacter deleyi:
- a CDS encoding amino acid ABC transporter substrate-binding protein, with amino-acid sequence MRLPSLLAGLALAVISVSTHAASTLDTVKSRGTLRCGALNDMPGFGSPDSQGTLRGIDVDFCRAIAAATLGDANKVTFVATSPLNRFSVLQSGDVDVLIRQTTQTFTRDSQLGLLWAGITVYDGQGFMVRKDMGVTSVKELDGASICLLPGSNTEQNIATFYQANGMRYKPISIDNADALRRAFFEGRCDVYVGDRAQLAANRSVAPKPDDYVILPEVLAKSPLGPIVRQGDDQWLNIVKWTIYATLLAEENGVDSANVEAKRADGANAEVARLLGKTPGLSKQLGLADDWAYQIVKQVGNYGQIYDRSLGEKSPLKLPRGLNKLWTDGGLQYAPPFL; translated from the coding sequence ATGCGTCTGCCCAGTCTTCTGGCCGGCCTCGCGCTGGCTGTCATTTCCGTTTCCACGCACGCGGCGTCCACGCTGGACACCGTCAAGAGCCGCGGCACCCTGCGCTGCGGCGCCCTGAACGACATGCCGGGCTTCGGCTCGCCCGACAGCCAGGGGACACTGCGCGGCATCGACGTCGACTTCTGCCGCGCCATCGCCGCCGCCACCCTTGGCGACGCCAACAAGGTTACCTTCGTGGCGACTTCGCCGCTGAACCGCTTTTCCGTGCTGCAGTCGGGCGATGTCGACGTGCTGATCCGCCAGACCACCCAGACCTTCACGCGCGATTCGCAGCTGGGCTTGCTGTGGGCCGGCATCACGGTCTATGACGGCCAGGGCTTCATGGTGCGCAAGGACATGGGCGTGACCTCGGTCAAGGAGCTGGACGGCGCCAGCATCTGCCTGCTGCCGGGCAGCAACACGGAACAGAACATCGCCACGTTCTACCAGGCCAACGGCATGCGCTACAAGCCGATCTCGATCGACAACGCCGACGCCCTGCGCCGCGCGTTCTTCGAGGGCCGCTGCGACGTCTACGTGGGCGACCGCGCCCAGCTTGCCGCCAACCGCTCGGTCGCGCCCAAGCCCGACGATTACGTCATCCTGCCCGAGGTGCTGGCCAAGTCGCCGCTGGGCCCGATCGTGCGCCAGGGCGACGACCAGTGGCTCAACATCGTCAAGTGGACCATCTATGCGACGCTGCTGGCCGAGGAAAACGGCGTCGACAGCGCCAACGTCGAGGCCAAGCGCGCCGACGGCGCCAACGCCGAAGTCGCGCGCCTGCTGGGCAAGACGCCGGGCCTGAGCAAGCAGCTGGGATTGGCCGATGACTGGGCCTACCAGATCGTCAAGCAGGTCGGCAATTACGGGCAGATCTATGACCGTTCGCTGGGCGAGAAATCGCCGCTCAAGCTGCCGCGCGGCCTGAACAAGCTGTGGACCGACGGCGGTCTGCAATACGCCCCGCCGTTCCTGTGA
- a CDS encoding ABC transporter permease subunit (The N-terminal region of this protein, as described by TIGR01726, is a three transmembrane segment that identifies a subfamily of ABC transporter permease subunits, which specificities that include histidine, arginine, glutamine, glutamate, L-cystine (sic), the opines (in Agrobacterium) octopine and nopaline, etc.), with product MTDATTMAPAPPRAAGQTPGALRRKLWQCAVGAALALLVIASGFILRDNLQRLGLTVGFDFLQRPAGFQIGVSLLPYAPTDSIAYAILTGALNTVMLVVLAGVCATVLGVAIGLARRSVNPLVRGLTLGYVELLRNTPLLMQILLWSAVLLKLPPAAKALQWGGLTLSQRGIYFPSLHLVAGQGMALAACVAAALAAAVAVRAGLRRLRPGAGRALWMGGAAVAGLAVLASCCAALGVFEVSVPVRRGFNFQGGASLSPEFAAMLIALTLYFAAFIAEIVRNGVDSVARGQWEASQALGLSGLTTMREVVFPQALRMMAPALIAQYVSLIKNSSLAIAIGYPDLFWSVFTTINITGHAIEGVLLLAGAYLVLTLGTSWALNLWYARLRRKG from the coding sequence ATGACGGATGCGACGACGATGGCGCCGGCGCCGCCGCGCGCCGCCGGCCAGACGCCCGGCGCCCTGCGCCGCAAGCTGTGGCAATGCGCGGTGGGCGCGGCGCTGGCGCTGCTGGTGATCGCCAGCGGCTTCATCCTGCGCGATAACCTGCAGCGGCTGGGGCTGACGGTCGGCTTCGACTTCCTGCAGCGGCCCGCGGGCTTCCAGATCGGCGTGTCGCTGCTGCCGTACGCGCCGACCGACTCGATCGCCTACGCCATCCTGACCGGCGCGCTCAACACGGTGATGCTGGTGGTGCTGGCCGGTGTCTGCGCCACGGTGCTGGGCGTGGCCATCGGGCTGGCGCGCCGCAGCGTCAATCCGCTGGTGCGCGGCCTGACGCTGGGCTATGTGGAACTGCTGCGCAACACGCCGCTGCTGATGCAGATCCTGCTGTGGTCGGCCGTGCTGCTCAAGCTGCCGCCCGCGGCCAAGGCGCTGCAATGGGGCGGCCTGACGCTGAGCCAGCGCGGCATCTATTTCCCGTCGCTGCATTTGGTGGCCGGGCAGGGCATGGCGCTGGCGGCCTGCGTGGCCGCCGCGCTGGCCGCCGCCGTGGCGGTGCGGGCCGGCTTGCGCCGCTTGCGGCCGGGCGCGGGCCGCGCGCTGTGGATGGGAGGGGCGGCGGTGGCGGGCCTGGCCGTCCTGGCGTCGTGCTGCGCGGCGCTGGGCGTGTTCGAAGTCAGCGTGCCGGTGCGGCGTGGCTTCAACTTCCAGGGCGGCGCGAGCCTGTCGCCGGAGTTCGCCGCCATGCTGATCGCCCTGACGCTGTACTTCGCGGCCTTCATCGCCGAGATCGTGCGCAATGGGGTGGACTCGGTCGCGCGCGGCCAGTGGGAAGCCTCTCAGGCGCTGGGCCTGTCGGGCCTGACGACGATGCGCGAGGTGGTGTTTCCGCAAGCCCTGCGCATGATGGCGCCGGCGCTGATCGCGCAATACGTGTCGCTGATCAAGAACTCCAGCCTGGCCATCGCCATCGGCTATCCGGACCTGTTCTGGTCGGTGTTCACGACCATCAACATCACGGGACACGCCATCGAAGGGGTGTTGCTGCTGGCCGGCGCCTACCTGGTGCTGACGCTGGGCACCTCGTGGGCGTTGAACCTGTGGTACGCACGCCTGCGCCGCAAAGGATGA